In the genome of Rhodothermales bacterium, the window CATGATGATGAGCGGGTTCGTGATCGAGTTGAACTGGAGGAGGAGGATGAGCGTGATGAGCGAGACGCCGACGAGGAGCGCCGTCGTGAGGAAGCCGAAGCTCTCCTGCTGGTCCTCGCTCTCGCCGGTGTACTTCACGGTGTAGCCCGGCGGCAGCTCGGCGGTGTAGTCGCTGAGGTAAGTCTGGACCCGGCCGAGGAGCTCGTTGCCGTTGACGCCCTCGGCGGCCTCGCCGGAGACGGTCACGACGCGCTGCTGCTCCAGCCGCGTGATGCTCCCGAGCCCGCCGCCGACGGAGATGTCGGCGAGGGCGACGAGCGGGATCTGCGTCCCTTCGTCGAGGATCGTGAGGCTCTGGAGCGAGGCGAGGTCGGCGCGGTCGGCTTCGCGGAGGCGGACGGTGATGTCGTACTCGTCCTCGCCCGTGCGGTACGTGCTGGCCTCGATGCCGTTGATGGCGGCGCGGACGGTCTGCGCGACCTGGCTCGTCGAGAGGCCGAAGCGGGCGGCGCGCTCGCGGTCGATGTTGACCTGGAGTTCCGGTCGGCCGGTGTTGAGGTTGTCGGAGAGGTCCACGAGGCCGGCGAGCGGCGGCACGCCGTCGGAGCCGGGCTCCGTCGCGCCGCGCTCGAGCCGCGCCTTCACCTCTTTGGCGATGCGGACGATCGTCTCGAACTCCTCGCCCGAAACCTCGATGTTGACGGGGGCGCCGGTCGGCGGGCCGTTCTCGTCCTTCGTGATCGAGGTCTCGACGCCGGGGATGCCCTGGAGCTCGTTGCGGAGGCGGCGGAGCGTGACCGACGAGGGCTCGGCGCGCTGCGCGTAGTCGACCATGTTGAGTGTGATCCGGCTCTGCTCGGGGCTGGCCGAGCCGCCGCCGAACATCGCGTCGCCGCCGACGCCGACGTTCGTCAGGATGTCGCGCGTATTCGCCTCGGCGGCGGGGTTCTCCTCGACGAGGCCCTGGATCCGCTCGAAGGCGGTCTGGGCGACGCGGTTGCTCGCCTCGATGTTCGTCCCGAGCGGGGCTTCGAGGTTGACCTGGACCATGTTCGGGTCCGTGTTCGGGAAGAACTCGACGCCGGTCGGCGCGAGGACGAACAGGAGCGGGATCGCGACGAGGAGCGAGAGGGTGCTCGTGAGCAGCCGCGCGCGGTTGTCCGTCAGGATGAGCGTCTTCCGATCGCCTGCGAAGAACAGCCCGAGCACGCCGGCCACGACGATGAACGCCGGGAGGATCAGCAGCTCGACGACCACGATCGGGTCGTCGATCCGTCCGCCGAGGAAGAGCAGGAAGAGCAGGGCGCCGATGATGGCGGCCACGATGAGCCCGGCCTTGATCGACGTCTTCCGCCCGATGAACGCCGACTCGAAGGCGTGGACGAGGATGCCGATCACGCCGACGGCGAGCAGCACGCCGGCCGGCACCATCACGACGAGGCTCCCGAGTTCCGACACCGCCCCCACCGCCGCGCCGACGATCAGGAGCAGCGCGCCGACAGTGAAGGAGCCGAGCGCGAGCGTGTTGCGGAGCATCGCGTGCTTGACTGTGTAGTCGCGCTCCAGCATCCAGCCGAGGAAGGCGCGGTAGCGCTCCGTGATGCGGGGGAGCGTCTCGTGCTGGAACCGCCGCGCTACCGGGTCGAGGAAGCGCGTGTGGAGGAGGTAGAGGACCGGGACCGCGACCGCGACGAAGACGAACGTCTTCCAGTTCGTGAGCAGCACGAGCAGGGCCGTGAACGCGACGAGGCCGTAGATGACGCGCTTGAACGCCTTGCTCTTCTTCGGCTGCTCCTCGCCGTCGAGCCGGACGAGGTAGCCCGTGATGACGGGGTTGATGATGAGCGCGACGAAGAGGCTCGCCGAGAGCGTCACGATCAGCGTCAGCGGGAGGTAGCTCATGAACTTCCCGATGATGCCCGGCCACAGCAACATCGGCGCGAACGCCGCGACCGTCGTCGCCGTGGACGCCGCGACGGCAGCGCCGACCTCGCCCGTCCCGAGCTTCGCCGCCTCCCAGCGGTCGTAGCCCTCCTCGCGGTAGCGGTAGATGTTCTCGACGATCACGACGGCGTTGTCGACGAGCATGCCGAGCGCGATGATGAGGCTGAACAGGATGATGAAGTTCAGCGTCTGCCCCATCGCCGAGAAGATGATGAAGCTGAGGAACATCGAGAGCGGGATCGCGATGCCGACGAGCGTGGCGTTGCGCACGCCGAGGAAGAACAGCAGCACCGCGATCACGAAGATGATCCCCGCGATGATGTTGTTCTCGAGGTCCTCGACGAGCGTCTTGACGTTGTCGGCCTCGTTCCCCGTGAACGTCACCTCGGTCCCCGTCGGGAGCGGATACGTGTCGACGGCCTCCTGCACGGCGTCGACGGTCTCGATGATGTTCTCGCCCGGCTTCTTCTTTACGACGAGCGTGATCACCTGGAGATCCTGCACCTCCTCGACCGGGACGAACTCGCCGTCCTCCTGCTCGATCTGGAAGACTTCGAGGCGGGAATACGAGGTGCGGTCTTTGAAGCCGAACTCGATCTCGGCCACGTCGCGGACGTAAATCGGCGCGCCGTTCTCCGCCTTGACGACGAGCGCTTCGATCTCGCTCGGGTCCTCGAACTCGCCGTCGATGCGGACGAGGTAGTTCAGCCGGTCGATGTCGACGGAGCCGCCGGGGATGTTCGAGTTCTCCTGCCGGATGATGTCGATGACATCGTTGAAGGTGAGGTTGTAGCCCTGCAGCGCGTTGAGGTCTACGTTGACCTGCACCTCGCGCTCGAGCCCGCCGATGAGGTTGACCTCGAGCACGCCCGCGATGCCTTCGAGCTCGTCCTGCAAGTCCTCGGCCACGTCGCGGAGCTGCGCGAGGGAGTAGTCGGCGGCGAGGTTGATGTTGATGATGGGGAACTCCGACGTGTCGAGCTCGGACACGATGGGCTCCTCGACGTCAGAGGGGAACTCGGCCTTCGCGCGGTCCACGCCGTCGCGCACATCGATCTTGGCGTCGTCCACCTCCACGTCCGGGAGGAACGTGATCACGACGGTCGAGACGCCCTCGGTCGAGGTGCTGCGGAGCTCGTCGATGCCGTCGATCGAGGCGATCTCGTTCTCGATCTCCTGCGTGATGATCGACTCGATGTCGTCGGGGCTCGCGCCGGGGTACACCGTCGTGACGATGATCGTGGCGAACTCGATCTGCGGGGCCGACTCCTTGGGGATCGCGACGTACGCCGCGAGGCCGATGATCGAGAGCAGCACCGTCAGCACGATGACGGCGATGCGGTTCTGGATGGCGAGGTTCGTGATCTTCATAAGGCCCGAGGGCTGGGGCGGGAAGAGGGAGGGTCAGTCGGCGAGGCTGACGGGGGCGAAGCCGGAGGGGAGCTCGTCGGAGATGCGGACGCGGTCGCCTTCGGAGACGGTCGACTGGCCCGAGGCGATGACGCGGTCCCCCGGCTCGACGCCGGAGGTGACGACGACGTAGCCGCCGGACTGCGCGCCGAGCTCGGTCGGCTGCCGCTGGGCGACGAGGCCATCGCCCTCCTCACGGACGACGAGCACGCTCGTCCCGCGCTCGTCCCGCACGATCGCGGCGAGGGGCAGGGTGATGACGTTTTCGAACTGCTGGCGCTGGACTTCGAGGCGGACGATCATCTCGGGCTTGAGCTGGCCGGCCTCGTTCGGGAGCCCGACCTCGATGGGGAACGTCCGGTTCTGCGGGTTGATGGCGCGGCCGACGAACGTGACGGTCCCGCGCATCGGGGGCACGTTGTACGCCTGCGGGACGATGCGGACGGGCGTGCCGACCTCGATGTCGCCCGCGTAGCGCTCGGGCACGCCGGCCTGCACCTTCACCTGCTCGGTCGAGACGAGGCGGACGACGGGCACCCCCGGCGCGACCTGCTCGCCGCGCTCGGCGAAGCGCTCTTCGACGGTGCCGGTGAACGGGGCCGTGACGCGGGTGTAAGCGAGCTGCTGCTGGGCCTGGGCGAGGGCGGCCCGCGCCTGGGCCACCTGCGCCCGCGCTGCCGCCCGCTGCGTGCGGACGCTCTCGAACTCCATCGCCGAGATGATGGAGTCCTGGAGCAGCGGCTCCTCGCGGCGGTAGCGGTCCTCGGCGAGGGCGGCCTGCGCCTGCGCCGCTTCGAGCGAGGCCTGCGCCTGCGCCACGCCCGCCTGCCCCATCGTCGCGTTGATCTGCGCCACGGTCCCGCCACGGCGGATCGTCGTGCCGAGCGGGGCGAGGGCGGTGAGCGTGCCCGACGCCTCGGCCGAGAGCGTCGCGTCGTCGGGCGCCTCGATCGTGCCCGTCATCTCGATCACGTCCTCGAACGTGCTCGCCTCGGCGACGATGACCTCGACGGGGAGGGTGCGGTCGAACGCCGTGGCTTCGGAGTCGACGGGCACCTCGGCGTCGCCCCCGCACGCGGCGAGGAGTAGGACCATCGGCAGCACGAGCGCGAGCGTGGCGAGGCGGTAGCCCCGGGTGAGGTGCGCGATGCGGGCGGAGAGGGAGAAGTTCATGGCGTCAAGGGGTGGCGACGCGGGGGCTGCGTCTGCACGGGGGAAGGCGTCGGGGCCGACGTTATTGGGCGGAGGTCAGGGTGGTGCCGTCCTCGGCGCCGATGGGCTCGGGGAGGACGAGGCCGATGGCGCGCTGGAGCGAGCTCCGGGCCACGAGGTAGTCGTAGACGGCGCGGAGGTAGCCGAGCTGAGCCTGGTCGAACTGGGCCGAGGCGAGGCGGACGTCGATCTGTGTCGCGACGCCGGTGCGGAGGCGTTCGGCGGCGAAGTCGTAGGCCACCTGCGCCGTCTGCACGGTCTGTTCCTGCGCCGCGATCCGCTGCCGTGCCGAGGCGAGGTTTCGCAGCGCCTGCTCCACTTCGAGGACCGCGCCCTGCACGGCCCGTTCGAGCTGGACCTCGGCCTTCTGGATCTCGATCGTGTTCTGCTGCACGCGGTAGCTCGTCTGGAACCCGTTGAAGAGGTTCCAGCTCATCCGCACGCCGACGGCCACGCTCGGATTCCAGTACGCGGTGTCGAAGAACCCGCGCGAGTCCGAGGTCACGGCGAAGGGGTCGTCGGGGTTGGCGCCCTGGATCGCGGAAGTCCGGTCGTCGGGCACGCTGCCGACGTAGTTGAGATTCGCGAACGCGCTGAGGTTGGGGTAGTACTGCGCCCGCGTGATGTCGCGCTGCACCTGCTGGAGGTCGATCGCGAGGCGGGCCTGCTCGAGGTCGGGCCGCCGCTCGAACGCCGTCGCGACGGCGTCGTCGAACGAGACCGTTTCGAGGAACACGTCGCCCGGCAGGTCGAGCTCGCCGACGAGCGCGACGCGCTGGTTCACCGGCAGGCCGAGCGCGAAGAGCAGGTTGTTCTCGGCGACGGCCGCCGCGTTCTGCGCCTCGATGAGCTGGGTCTGCTGGTTCGCCACCTCGACCTCGGCCGTGAGCCGCTCGAACTTCGGGAGGACGCCCTGCGCCACGCGCCGCGACGTCTCGTTGAGCGTCGTCTCGGTCCGCGCCACGCTCGCCCGCACGACCTCGGCCTGCTGCCGGGCGAGGAGGGCACCGTAGTAGAGCTGGCGCGTCTGGTCGATGGCGGCCTGCTGCTGCTGCGTGAGCGCGGCCTGGTTGATGTCCTTCAGGCTCTTCGCGCCTTTGATGGCTGCGAACGCGCTCCCGTTGTAGAGCGTCTGCGTGATGGAGAGCGAGTTCTGGAACTGGTTCGCCACGCCGAACGGGTTGTCGCCACTGTCGAGCACGATGCCGGCATCCTCGAACCCTTGCTGCTGGAGTCGACGGAACTCCGCGAGCGAGATCGGCTCCGTCGCCGGGTCGTCGTCGGTGCGGGCGTCCTCGTTGAAGGCGAGCCAGTCGATCGAGCCGAGTGCGCCGAAGAGGCCGCCCGCGTCGGAGCCCGCGAAGGGGTTGGCCTCGACGATGTTCCGGGTGTACGACGAGGAGACGTCGGCGCTGGGGAGCACCTGCCCCCACGCCTCGCGGACCTGCGCGTTCGCGTTGGCGACGTCGAGCGCGGCGGTACGGACACTGTAGTTCCGTTCCAGCGCGATCTCGATCGCCTCTTCCAGCGAGAGCGGGAGCACGGAGCCCCCGGTCGCCGTGGCGGGTTGCGCGAGCACAGGGCCGGCGAGTGTGGAGTCCGGCGTCTGAGCGACGGCCGGGTGGAGCGTCAGGGCCAGCAGGGCGAGCAGGATGGGGAGGGAGCGGTTCATGGGGCGAGTCGTGGAGGGCGTGCCGTCAGAGTAGGTGCCTGTGGTGACAGCGTTTAGTCGCGGGGAAGCAGGCCGTCGAAAAGAATCGTGGTGATGAAGTCGGCGGCCTCGTCGAGCGAGGCGAACTCGTCGCCGGGTTCGACGTCGCACTCAGACAGGGGCGAGGCGTACATGAGGTACCCCTTGATATTCCCCATCAGCATGTGGGCGACGAGGATGGGCGGGAGCGGCCGCAGTTCGCTTGCCGTGATCGCGCGCTCGATCGGCTTGACGAGTTCGTCCATCGCCCGGTCGCGCCGGCGGTGCAGCGAGGGCACGTGGGCGTGCTCGGTGAGCATCAGCCGTTGCGCCTCTTTGATGAGGAGGAAGAACGTCTCGCGGTTGTCCGTGAAGTGGTGGAGCAGGCGGGCGATGAAGTCGCGGAAGTGCTCGCGCGTGGAGCGGCCGTCCCCCGCTACCTGCTCGAAGTGGGTGCGGACGAGCGCCGCCATCCCGTCGAACATCTCGTCGAGCAGTGCGAAGAGGATCGACTCCTTGCCGTCGGGGAAGTAGTTGTAGAGGGTCCCTTTCCCGAACTCAGCCCGCTCCGCGATCTCGTCGAGCGTAGCGCCGTCGTAGCCTTTGTCGGCGAAGACGACGAGCGCCGCATCGAGCATCGCGCGGCGCCGAGCGAGGCGTTCGCGGTCACGGCGGGAGAGGGTGGGGACTTCCATGTCGAGGAGCATGAACCGTTAGTCAGGATGTGACTCGCTGGTCACATGCCGACTCCTACGTCACCTTCTATCCGGGGTTGCATTACGAAATGATGAAGAGCGGCACGCATGCTCGTCGCGTAGGCGCTTGTATCGCAACGAGAGAGCGGGAAGATGCGCGGCCGAGGTGAAGGTGTCGTAAAGGGTGCGCGTGAAAAAGGGGAGCCCACCCCGGTCGCTCCCGGTTCAGGCTCCCCTGTCCTTTCGGCTCCTGCCTGTCCTTTCGGCTCCTGCGATGCGGAATCAGATGTACTCCTCGAGCCCATGCGAGCCGAGGTAGTCCACGATGTTCTTGACCTGCTGCGTGGACTCCATGTGGCAGACGAGCACGGCGTCGCCCGTATCGACGACGGCGGCGTCGTGGATGCCCACGAGCACGATGAGCCGGTCCTGGCTGCGGACGTAGCAGCGGCTCGCGTTGTGAACGATGACGTTGCCCTCGACGGCGTTGCCGGCTTTGTCTTTGTCGAGGATGTCGAAGACGGCGCGCCAGTCGCCGACATCGCTCCACCCGAACGACCCGGGGACGACCCACACGTGGCCGTCGGCAGCGGCGGGCTCCATCACGCCGTAGTCGATGGAGATCTTCGGCGTGCGGCGAAAGGCGTCGTTGACAGCCTCGCCGAGCGCCGCTTCACCGTTGCTCATCGCGGCCTCAATGGGCGCGAACGCGGCCCACACGTCGGGGAGGTGGCGCTGGAGTTGGTCGAGAATGGAGTCGGCGCGCCAGATGAACATGCCGCTGTTCCAGAGGAAGTCGCCGGAGTCGAGGAAGCGCTCGGCCGTAGCGAGGTCGGGCTTCTCGGCGAAGGTGCGGACGGGAAAAGCAGACAGGGCGGTCCCATCTTCCGTCGCCGCCGAGGCGAACTGGATGTATCCGTAGCCGGTCTCGGGGTGCGACGGCTCGATGCCGATGGTGACGAGGGCGCCGGGCTCGGCCGCTTTGTCGACGGCGGCGCGGAGCACGTCGTGGAAGGCGGCGACGTTGCGGATCACGTGGTCCGCCGGCAGCACCACCATCACCGCCTCCGGGTCGAGGGTGTGGAGGTGGGCGGCGGCGAAGGCGATCGCCGGGGCCGTGTTGCGGCTGGCCGGCTCGGCGAGGATATTCGCCTCGGGCACGGCCGGGAGGTGCTCCTGCGTCTGCGTGACGTAGCGCTCGTTCGTCACCACGAAGCACCGCTCGGCCGGGACGAGGGGCTGGAGCCGCGCGAACGTGTTCTGGATGAGCGAGGCCTGCTCGAACACGTCGAGGAACTGCTTCGGGGACTCTTGCCGGCTGCGGGGCCAGAATCTGCTGCCGACGCCGCCGGCCATGATTACTGCGTAGAGGGACATGTGGGTTGCCGTCAGAACAGAGGGGAGCGAAGAGGGGACGAGGCCGCGCGGGAAGATAGGACACGCGGACGCCGGGGGTACGGTCGGATCGGCCGGGGCCGTCGGGCGTCGAATCGGCCGGGTGAACGAGGGAGGAACGGCGCTTGCATCGGCTCTCGCGTTCGGGCGTAGCAGCACGCTGCGCCTGCGCTGAGTCCGGCTCTCCGCTCGTTCTTCCTTTGTGCTGCCGACGAGAGGTGCCTACTTTCAGCGACCTTATCCAGTCTTTCTTGAGCTAGTGCGCGGTGCCGCCGCTTGGCCCTGCGTGTGACATCCTACTTCTGCTATGAAAATCGGAGTTATCGGTACCGGCTATGTCGGCCTCGTCTCAGGCACCTGCTTTGCCGAAATGGGCAACGACGTCGTCTGCGTAGACATCGACGCGCGCAAAGTCGAGAAGCTGAGCCGGGGAGAGTTGACTCTCTTCGAGCCCGGCATCGAGCGCTTCCTGGAGCGGAACCTCCGCGAGGATCGGTTGAGCTTCACGACCGACCTCGCCGAGGCCGTCGAGGCCGCCGAGATCCTCTTCCTCGCCCTCCCGACGCCGCCCGGCGAAGACGGCTCGGCCGACCTCTCGTACGTGCTCGGCGTCGCCGGCGACATCGCCGACCTGCTGGCTGCTAACCCCTCGTGGGGCTATCGCGTGATCGTCGACAAGAGCACGGTCCCGGTCGGGACCGCCGCCCGCGTCACGGCGATTATCGAAGAGCGCGGGCTCGAAGCCGGCAAAGATTTCGACGTGGTCTCGAACCCCGAATTCCTCCGCGAAGGCGTCGCCGTCGACGACTTCATGAAGCCGGAGCGCGTCGTGATCGGGACCGACAGCGAGCGGGCGGCCGATCTGATGACGCTGCTCTACGAGCCGTTCGTCCGCAGCGGCAACCCCATCATCGTGATGGACGAGCGCAGCGCGGAGATGACGAAGTACGCCGCGAACTCGCTGCTCGCCACGAAGATCACGTTCATGAACGAGATCGCGAACGTCTGCGAGCGCGTCGGCGCGGATGTGGACAAGGTCCGCCACGGGATCGGGACCGACAGCCGGATCGGGACGAAGTTCCTCTACGCCGGCATCGGCTTCGGCGGCTCGTGCTTCCCCAAAGACGTGCAGGCGCTCGTCCGCACCTCACAGGAGAACGCGTACGAGTTCGAGATCCTGGAGTCCGTCCTCCGGGTCAACGAGCGGCAACGCCGCGTCCTCGCCGACCGCATCATCGAGCACTTCGGCGGCTCGCTCGAGGGCAAGCGGATCGCCGTCTGGGGCCTCGCCTTCAAGCCGAACACCGACGACGTGCGCGAAGCTCCGAGCCACACCGTCATCCAAGCGCTCACCGAGCGCGGCGCCGAGATCCTCGCCTTCGATCCCGAAGCCATCGAGACCACGCGCGACGTGCTCGGCGAGGGCGAACTCGGGACGGGCAGCCTCGCCTACGCCGCCGACTCGTACAGCGCGCTCGTCCGCGCCGACGCCCTCGTGATCTGCACGGAGTGGCCGGAGTTTCGCCGCCCCGACTTCGAGCGGATGCAGCGCCTGCTCAGCGCGCCGCTCGTCTTCGACGGCCGCAACCTCTACGACCCCGCGCGCATGGCGGAGGCCGGGTTCGAGTACCACTCCATCGGGCGTCCGTACGTGGCCCCGGCGGGCAGCGCGACCGACTCCGCCGTCGCTGCCAACGGCCACGCTCAGTAGACGGTAGACGGTGGACAGAAGGCGGCCCTGCGTTCTGTATCCACCGCTCCTCGTTTCCCGCCCACTGTCCACTTTTTTCTGTCCACCGTCCACCGAATCATGCCTCGTACCCTCATCACCGGCGGCGCCGGCTTCCTCGGCTCGCACCTCTGCGACCGGTTCATCGCGGAAGGCCACGAGGTCGTCTGCATGGACAACTTCATCACGGGCAACCCGGACAACGTGGCGCACCTCGTCGGCCACGAGCGGTTCCAACTCGTCCGGCACGATGTGTCGAACTACGTCTACGTCGCGGGCGACCTCGACTACATCCTCCACTTCGCGAGCCCGGCGAGCCCGATCGATTACCTCCAGCTCCCGATCCAGACGCTGAAGGTGGGCGCGCTCGGGACGCACAACCTCCTCGGCCTCGCAAAAACGAAGAGCGCGCGGCTGCTCTTGGCCTCGACGAGCGAGGTCTACGGCGACCCCCTCATCCACCCGCAGCAGGAGGAGTACTGGGGCAACGTCAACCCCGTCGGCTCGCGCGGCGTCTACGACGAGGCCAAGCGCTTCGCCGAGGCGATCACGATGGCGTACCACCGCTACCACGGCGTCGAGACGCGGATCGTCCGCATCTTCAACACCTACGGCCCGCGCATGCGCGCCGAGGACGGCCGTGTGGTGAGCAACTTCATCAACCAGGCGATTCGCGGCGAGGCCATCACGGTCTACGGCGACGGCTCGCAGACGCGCTCGTTCCAGTACGTCGACGACCTCGTCGAGGGCATCTACCGCCTGCTGCTCTCGGACGAGGTCTACCCGGTCAACATCGGGAACCCCGACGAGACGACGATCCGCGAGTTCGCCGACGAGATCCTCGCACTCACGGGCTCGGCGTCCACGGTCACGTACGAGCCGCTCCCGGCCGACGACCCGAAGATCCGCCAGCCCGACATCACGAAGGCGCGTGAGATCCTCGGGTGGGCGCCGCGCGTGGACCGCGCCGAAGGCCTGAAGCGGACCTTGGAGTATTTTCAGCAGGCTCTCCCCGAGCAAGCAGAGGCTGCGAAGACGGCGTGAGTCGAGCGGAGGAGCAGACGAATCGATGAGCGGAGGAGGCGATGAGTCGAGGAAATCCGTTTCTTCGTCTCATCGCCTCATCCTCTCTTCGGCTCTTATGAAAGGCATCATCCTCGCCGGCGGCACCGGCACCCGGCTCTACCCGCTGACGCTGGCCGTGAGCAAGCAGCTCATGCCGGTCTACGACAAGCCGCTCGTCTACTACCCGCTCTCGACGCTGATGCTCGCCGGCATCCGCGAGATCCTCGTCATCTCGACGCCACGCGACCTTCCGCTCTTCGAGCGGCTCCTCGGCGACGGCGAACAGTGGGGTCTTTCGTTCGAGTACGTCGCGCAGCCGGAGCCCAACGGGATCGCCGAAGCGTTCCTCCTCGGCGCCGACTTCATCGGTGATGACAGCGTGGCGCTCGTGCTCGGCGACAACATTTTCTACGGGCAGGGTCTCTCGGAGCGGCTCCAGCACTGCGCCCGGCTGGAGGAGGGGGCGACGGTCTTCGGTTACTACGTCCGCGACCCCGAGCGCTACGGCGTCGTCACGTTCAACGCCGAGGGGCGGGCCGTGGACATCGTCGAGAAGCCCGAGCGCCCGACCTCGAACTACGCGGTGACGGGGCTCTACTTCTACGACAACGATGTGGTCGAGATCGCCCAGCGTCTGACGCCGTCGGCGCGGGGCGAGTTGGAGATCACGGACGTGAACCGGGCCTATCTGGAGCGCGGTACGTTGCGCGTCGAGCAGCTCGGGCGGGGGACGGCGTGGCTCGATACAGGCACGCATGCGGCGCTCCTCGAAGCGGCCCACTTCATCGAGGTCGTCGAGAGCCGGCAGGGGCTGAAGATCGCCTGCCCGGAGGAGATCGCGTACCGGATGGGCTACATCGACGCTGCCGCGCTGGAAGCGCTCGCCCGGCCGCTCGCGGGCAACGCGTACGGGCAGTACCTTCTGGACCTGCTCTGAGCCGGGCCGAGTGCCTGTGCCCTATCGCTCGCGCCATCCGTACGGACGCAGCATGCTGCGTCTCTACCTCCCATCTGATGACTGTAACTGACCTGAATATCCCCGGCCTCCGGCTGTTCGAGCCGCGCGTGTTCGAGGACGAGCGCGGCGCGTTTCTGGAGGCCTACCACGCCGCGCGTTACCGCGAGCATGGGCTCGATAGGGACTTCGTGCAGGACAACCTCTCGCGATCGCGGCGCGGCGTCGTGCGCGGGCTCCACTTCCAGCGCCGCCACCCGCAGGGCAAGCTGATCTCCGTCGTGCGCGGCGCGATCTACGACGTGGCCGTGGACCTCCGACCGGGCTCCGAGACCTTCGGCGAGCACGTCGGTGTCGAACTCTCGGACGCGAACGGGCGTCAGCTCTGGGTCCCACCCGGCTTCGCCCACGGCTTCGCCGCGCTGTCCGACCGGGCCGACGTGCTCTACAAATGCACGGACGTGTACCACCCCGACGACGAGGGCGGGCTCCTCTGGAACGACCCGGCGCTCGGCATCGACTGGCCCGTCGCGGAGCCGATCCTCTCCGAGCGCGATCGGATGCACCCCCCGCTCGCCGCGCTTACACCCGAGATGCTGCCCGCTGCGGAGAGCGTGGCGCTGTGAGGGTGCTCGTCACTGGGGCGAACGGGCAGGTCGGCCGCGAATTGCTGCGCGCCGCGCCCGACTTCGGTGTCGAAGTGATCGGGCTGACGCGGGCCGACCTCGACGTGGCGGACCGCGAAGCCGTGCAGGGAGCCGTCAAGAGACGCGCACCGGACATCGTCGTCAACGCGGCGGCGTACACAGCCGTGGATCGGGCCGAGACGGAGCCCGACCTCGCCTTCGCCGTCAACCGCGACGGCGCGGCGCACCTCGCCGAGGCTTGTGCCGACGCTGGGATTCCGCTCGTCCATTTCTCGACGGACTACGTCTTCGACGGGACGAAGGGCGCGTCGTACACCGAGGCCGATGCGCCGAACCCACTCGGGGTCTACGGGCAGAGCAAGTGGGCGGGGGAGGAGGCCGTGCGCGAGCGGATCGACCGCCACGTCATCCTCCGCACGAGTTGGGTGTTCAGCGCGCACGGGCACAACTTCGTCAAAACGATGCTCCGGCTGAGCCGTGAACGCGACGAACTCCGCGTCGTCGCCGATCAGCGCGGCAACCCGACGGCAGCGACGGACATCGCCCGGACCGCGCTCCGCATCGCGCAGCGGGCCGTTGCTGGAGAAACTGCTGCGTGGGGCACGTTCCACTTCGCGGGGACGCCCGCGACGACGTGGCACGGCCTCACCGAAGCCGGCGTTGCTGAAGCCCGGCGGCACGGCGAGGTCCGTGCCCAGCGCATCGAGCCGATCCCGACGAGCGACTATCCGACGCCGGCCCGTCGCCCGGTCGATGCGCGGCTCGACGGCTCGCGGCTCGCCCGCGTGTGGGGCATCGAGCCGCCGCCGTGG includes:
- a CDS encoding TetR/AcrR family transcriptional regulator, translating into MLLDMEVPTLSRRDRERLARRRAMLDAALVVFADKGYDGATLDEIAERAEFGKGTLYNYFPDGKESILFALLDEMFDGMAALVRTHFEQVAGDGRSTREHFRDFIARLLHHFTDNRETFFLLIKEAQRLMLTEHAHVPSLHRRRDRAMDELVKPIERAITASELRPLPPILVAHMLMGNIKGYLMYASPLSECDVEPGDEFASLDEAADFITTILFDGLLPRD
- the rfbC gene encoding dTDP-4-dehydrorhamnose 3,5-epimerase; amino-acid sequence: MTVTDLNIPGLRLFEPRVFEDERGAFLEAYHAARYREHGLDRDFVQDNLSRSRRGVVRGLHFQRRHPQGKLISVVRGAIYDVAVDLRPGSETFGEHVGVELSDANGRQLWVPPGFAHGFAALSDRADVLYKCTDVYHPDDEGGLLWNDPALGIDWPVAEPILSERDRMHPPLAALTPEMLPAAESVAL
- a CDS encoding mannose-1-phosphate guanylyltransferase, with product MSLYAVIMAGGVGSRFWPRSRQESPKQFLDVFEQASLIQNTFARLQPLVPAERCFVVTNERYVTQTQEHLPAVPEANILAEPASRNTAPAIAFAAAHLHTLDPEAVMVVLPADHVIRNVAAFHDVLRAAVDKAAEPGALVTIGIEPSHPETGYGYIQFASAATEDGTALSAFPVRTFAEKPDLATAERFLDSGDFLWNSGMFIWRADSILDQLQRHLPDVWAAFAPIEAAMSNGEAALGEAVNDAFRRTPKISIDYGVMEPAAADGHVWVVPGSFGWSDVGDWRAVFDILDKDKAGNAVEGNVIVHNASRCYVRSQDRLIVLVGIHDAAVVDTGDAVLVCHMESTQQVKNIVDYLGSHGLEEYI
- a CDS encoding UDP-glucuronic acid decarboxylase family protein, coding for MPRTLITGGAGFLGSHLCDRFIAEGHEVVCMDNFITGNPDNVAHLVGHERFQLVRHDVSNYVYVAGDLDYILHFASPASPIDYLQLPIQTLKVGALGTHNLLGLAKTKSARLLLASTSEVYGDPLIHPQQEEYWGNVNPVGSRGVYDEAKRFAEAITMAYHRYHGVETRIVRIFNTYGPRMRAEDGRVVSNFINQAIRGEAITVYGDGSQTRSFQYVDDLVEGIYRLLLSDEVYPVNIGNPDETTIREFADEILALTGSASTVTYEPLPADDPKIRQPDITKAREILGWAPRVDRAEGLKRTLEYFQQALPEQAEAAKTA
- the rfbA gene encoding glucose-1-phosphate thymidylyltransferase RfbA, giving the protein MKGIILAGGTGTRLYPLTLAVSKQLMPVYDKPLVYYPLSTLMLAGIREILVISTPRDLPLFERLLGDGEQWGLSFEYVAQPEPNGIAEAFLLGADFIGDDSVALVLGDNIFYGQGLSERLQHCARLEEGATVFGYYVRDPERYGVVTFNAEGRAVDIVEKPERPTSNYAVTGLYFYDNDVVEIAQRLTPSARGELEITDVNRAYLERGTLRVEQLGRGTAWLDTGTHAALLEAAHFIEVVESRQGLKIACPEEIAYRMGYIDAAALEALARPLAGNAYGQYLLDLL
- a CDS encoding UDP-glucose/GDP-mannose dehydrogenase family protein, translated to MKIGVIGTGYVGLVSGTCFAEMGNDVVCVDIDARKVEKLSRGELTLFEPGIERFLERNLREDRLSFTTDLAEAVEAAEILFLALPTPPGEDGSADLSYVLGVAGDIADLLAANPSWGYRVIVDKSTVPVGTAARVTAIIEERGLEAGKDFDVVSNPEFLREGVAVDDFMKPERVVIGTDSERAADLMTLLYEPFVRSGNPIIVMDERSAEMTKYAANSLLATKITFMNEIANVCERVGADVDKVRHGIGTDSRIGTKFLYAGIGFGGSCFPKDVQALVRTSQENAYEFEILESVLRVNERQRRVLADRIIEHFGGSLEGKRIAVWGLAFKPNTDDVREAPSHTVIQALTERGAEILAFDPEAIETTRDVLGEGELGTGSLAYAADSYSALVRADALVICTEWPEFRRPDFERMQRLLSAPLVFDGRNLYDPARMAEAGFEYHSIGRPYVAPAGSATDSAVAANGHAQ